A genome region from Plasmodium vivax chromosome 11, whole genome shotgun sequence includes the following:
- a CDS encoding hypothetical protein, conserved (encoded by transcript PVX_115405A) produces the protein MALNPTLIQGQEFLFPANKGSEFTYLRREDVKMKLYLPDRTIKEDGMIFLTSIRLVFIKSERSRTNANFISVEFPLNLIEKPKFEQPVFGLNYLSGVVKPLVDHPNSLKSPCKWNIVFLNGQCSSFLNYFFKVYDAAKKNRPLGALSEFNEQFFSSSNAYVDPSDPTFLYINEPNPESLYGAQGMTQNHYISPNNQSNQEVPVYKRPYVPQHSNNGGSNNMPSYNQPSYMGSYDSVSGRGTYGHQSYGPSGANGSGYSSQSYEPPNYANANASSNLLSHYNQQGNRNAYANQENTTSHYNQHSGYVNYDQMDNRNVYDQQNGNSAPHGQRMHPLLYNQPNNQQYNPAYNEQLNNMHSQNGGTSTYPSNQQSGERNGGQAN, from the exons aTGGCGCTAAATCCGACGCTAATTCAGGGCCAGG AGTTCCTTTTCCCGGCCAACAAAGGATCAGAGTTCACGTACCTACGAAGGGAAGACGTCAAAATGAAGCTCTACCTCCCCGACAG AACGATAAAGGAAGACGGAATGATTTTCCTAACGAGCATACGTTTGGTATTCATCAAAAGCGAACGGAGCAGAACGAACGCAAATTTCATATCTGTAGAGTTCCCACTGAATTTGATTGAGAAGCCAAAATTTGAACAACCCGTTTTTGGGTTGAATTACCTCTCTGGTGTAGTGAAGCCGTTAGTAGATCACCCCAACAGTCTGAAGAGTCCCTGCAAATGGAACATCGTTTTTCTGAATGGACAGTGTAGTAGCTtccttaattatttttttaaggtatATGATGCGGCGAAGAAAAACAGACCATTAGGTGCCCTGAGCGAATTTaatgagcaatttttttcaagtagCAATGCATATGTGGATCCCAGTGACCCCACCTTCTTATATATAAACGAACCTAACCCGGAAAGTCTGTACGGTGCTCAGGGAATGACGCAAAATCATTACATTTCTCCAAATAATCAGAGCAATCAGGAAGTGCCAGTGTATAAGAGGCCATACGTTCCTCAGCATAGCAATAATGGCGGTTCGAATAACATGCCTTCTTATAATCAGCCAAGTTATATGGGGAGTTACGACTCCGTCAGCGGCAGGGGGACCTACGGCCACCAGTCATATGGGCCAAGTGGGGCCAACGGGTCGGGGTACTCTAGCCAAAGTTACGAACCCCCCAATTACGCAAACGCGAATGCAAGTAGCAACTTATTATCTCACTACAACCAGCAGGGTAACAGGAATGCGTATGCCAACCAGGAAAACACAACGTCGCACTATAATCAACACAGTGGGTATGTAAATTATGATCAGATGGATAACAGAAATGTGTATGACCAACAGAATGGTAACTCTGCACCGCACGGCCAACGCATGCACCCCCTGTTGTATAATCAACCCAACAATCAGCAATACAACCCTGCGTATAATGAGCAGCTTAACAATATGCATAGTCAGAACGGGGGTACCTCCACTTATCCGTCGAACCAACAGTCAGGGGAGCGCAACGGTGGACAGGCAAATTAG